A genomic stretch from Bacillus sp. N1-1 includes:
- a CDS encoding HAMP domain-containing sensor histidine kinase, producing MKRFRSRFLNAQFVILFLVFSILVVFIGNLFEGILFDNASEEALSNMWLILIFSFTGAFFIIIYLSLRISNQLTKPLEGALNVANELASGNFKARTYEYKLDETGQLSHALNILARNLQNMTNSYEIQQNRLMTLIENMDSGLILIDSKGHINLVNRFYKETFHVKTEEYLDMLYYEALPYREIIRLVEETLLVEQTVRKQVELQVGIEMRHFDVSGAPILNHDEKLKGVVLVFHDITELKKLEQMRKDFVANVSHELKTPVTSLKGFAETLLDGAMENKAFRTRFLTIILNESDRLQSLIQDLLDLSKMEQKHFALNWQDVDLKEVIDDCLLMTKSKADKKSIEVEIIYNGDLQIKGDANRLKQVFLNLIANSITYTPEGGSVTIFVNEEKDAVQFTISDNGIGIRQEELPRIFERFYRVDRARSRNSGGTGLGLAIVKHLVEAHQGHIGVNSQPGEGTTFVITLNKERQY from the coding sequence ATGAAGCGGTTCCGCTCACGTTTTCTGAATGCTCAATTCGTTATACTTTTTCTTGTCTTTTCGATCTTAGTTGTTTTCATAGGTAATTTATTTGAAGGAATTCTATTCGATAATGCTAGCGAAGAGGCTTTATCAAATATGTGGCTAATCTTAATCTTTTCATTTACAGGTGCTTTTTTCATTATTATTTACCTTAGTCTCCGCATCTCAAATCAGTTAACAAAACCTTTAGAAGGGGCATTGAATGTTGCCAATGAGCTTGCTTCGGGGAATTTTAAAGCACGAACTTATGAATATAAGCTGGATGAGACGGGGCAACTTAGTCACGCCTTAAACATTCTCGCTCGTAATTTACAAAACATGACAAATTCTTATGAAATTCAGCAAAACCGGTTGATGACATTAATTGAAAATATGGATAGTGGTTTAATTCTGATCGATTCCAAAGGTCATATTAACCTCGTTAATCGTTTTTATAAAGAAACGTTTCATGTCAAAACCGAAGAATACTTAGATATGCTCTATTATGAAGCACTTCCGTATAGAGAAATCATTCGATTAGTGGAAGAGACGCTATTGGTTGAGCAAACTGTTAGGAAACAAGTTGAGTTACAAGTTGGAATCGAAATGCGCCACTTTGACGTCTCAGGCGCGCCGATCCTTAACCATGATGAAAAGCTAAAAGGTGTTGTTCTTGTTTTCCACGATATTACAGAGTTAAAAAAGCTCGAACAAATGCGAAAAGATTTTGTAGCAAACGTATCTCATGAGTTAAAGACGCCTGTCACTTCATTGAAAGGCTTTGCAGAGACATTACTTGATGGAGCTATGGAAAACAAAGCCTTCCGCACTCGTTTTCTTACGATTATTTTAAATGAAAGTGATCGTCTTCAGAGCCTCATTCAGGATCTTCTCGACCTCTCAAAGATGGAACAAAAGCATTTTGCGTTAAATTGGCAGGATGTCGATTTAAAAGAAGTGATTGATGATTGCCTTTTAATGACAAAAAGTAAAGCAGATAAGAAAAGCATTGAAGTGGAAATCATCTATAATGGGGACCTTCAAATTAAAGGTGATGCAAACCGTTTAAAACAAGTGTTTCTTAATTTAATTGCCAATAGTATTACGTATACTCCAGAAGGAGGAAGCGTTACGATTTTCGTTAACGAAGAAAAAGATGCCGTTCAGTTTACGATCTCGGATAACGGAATTGGAATCCGACAAGAAGAGCTTCCGCGAATCTTTGAACGCTTTTACAGAGTAGATCGTGCAAGAAGTAGAAATTCTGGTGGGACAGGTCTTGGACTTGCTATAGTGAAACACCTCGTCGAAGCTCACCAGGGTCACATCGGAGTTAACAGTCAACCTGGTGAAGGGACAACTTTTGTCATCACTTTAAATAAAGAGAGACAATATTAA
- a CDS encoding MaoC/PaaZ C-terminal domain-containing protein: MLLGKKRKLGRMIDEMSVGEKLEVTEKIEDRDLLLYLGLSNDNNPLFIQHDYASMTPFKKPIVPQIMLLAIVTGAISKYLPGPGSSIKKQEVIFENPVHHYETLHFQFEVMNVFTKAHEVEINVKGINETGEAILDGMFTVCPPYPAKPLTKSTSFENF; this comes from the coding sequence ATGTTACTAGGAAAAAAACGTAAACTTGGACGAATGATCGATGAAATGTCAGTAGGTGAAAAACTTGAAGTGACGGAAAAAATAGAGGATCGGGACCTTCTTTTATATCTCGGGCTGTCAAATGACAATAATCCTCTTTTTATTCAGCATGATTATGCTTCGATGACACCTTTCAAAAAACCGATTGTCCCGCAAATTATGCTTCTTGCAATTGTAACAGGTGCTATATCTAAGTATTTACCTGGGCCGGGGAGTAGTATTAAAAAGCAGGAAGTCATTTTCGAGAATCCCGTCCATCATTATGAGACACTTCATTTTCAGTTTGAAGTTATGAACGTGTTTACAAAAGCACATGAAGTTGAAATAAACGTTAAGGGCATAAATGAAACAGGAGAAGCTATCTTAGACGGTATGTTTACTGTCTGCCCGCCATATCCTGCAAAGCCATTAACAAAGTCAACATCCTTTGAGAATTTTTAG
- the icd gene encoding NADP-dependent isocitrate dehydrogenase: protein MANGEKITVNNGVLNVPDHAIIPYIEGDGTGPDIWAAASKVLEGAVDKAYGGKKKIVWKEVYAGQKAFDKTGEWLPADTLDAIREYIIAIKGPLTTPVGGGIRSLNVALRQELDLFTCLRPVRYFKGVPSPVKRPEDTDMVIFRENTEDIYAGIEFQKGTDEVKKIISFLQDEMGAKNIRFPETSGIGIKPVSEEGTKRLVRAAIQYALDEGRRNVTLVHKGNIMKFTEGAFKNWGYEVAEQEFGDKVFTWSEYDRIVEEKGKDAANEAQSKAESEGKLIVKDAIADIFLQQILTRPAEFDVVATMNLNGDYVSDALAAQVGGIGIAPGANINYETGHAIFEATHGTAPKYAGLDKVNPSSVILSGVLMLEHIGWNEAAKLVLDSMEKTIANKVVTYDFARLMDGATEVKTSEFGDELINNMD, encoded by the coding sequence ATGGCTAATGGAGAGAAGATTACCGTAAATAATGGTGTACTAAACGTTCCAGATCATGCAATTATTCCATACATTGAGGGCGACGGAACAGGACCTGATATTTGGGCGGCCGCTTCGAAAGTATTAGAAGGCGCAGTTGATAAAGCTTATGGTGGTAAGAAAAAAATCGTATGGAAAGAAGTATATGCAGGTCAGAAAGCATTTGATAAAACAGGTGAATGGCTCCCGGCAGATACGCTTGATGCGATTCGTGAATACATAATTGCAATCAAAGGACCACTTACTACACCAGTTGGGGGAGGCATTCGTTCGCTGAATGTTGCTCTACGACAAGAGCTTGATTTATTTACTTGTCTTCGTCCAGTTCGTTATTTTAAAGGCGTTCCTTCACCTGTAAAGCGTCCTGAGGATACCGATATGGTTATTTTCCGCGAAAATACAGAAGATATTTATGCAGGAATTGAATTCCAAAAGGGTACTGATGAAGTCAAAAAAATCATTTCTTTCCTTCAAGATGAAATGGGTGCAAAAAATATCCGTTTCCCTGAAACGTCTGGTATTGGTATTAAGCCTGTTTCAGAAGAAGGTACTAAGCGCTTGGTTCGCGCAGCTATTCAGTACGCACTTGATGAGGGGCGCAGAAATGTAACGCTCGTTCATAAAGGGAATATTATGAAATTTACTGAAGGAGCTTTCAAAAACTGGGGTTATGAAGTAGCGGAGCAAGAATTTGGCGACAAAGTTTTCACTTGGTCTGAATACGATCGCATCGTTGAAGAAAAAGGGAAAGATGCTGCGAACGAAGCACAGTCCAAGGCAGAAAGCGAAGGCAAGTTAATTGTTAAAGATGCCATTGCAGATATTTTCTTGCAACAAATTCTAACTCGTCCAGCAGAATTTGACGTAGTTGCTACAATGAACTTGAACGGTGACTATGTTTCTGATGCTCTAGCAGCTCAGGTAGGTGGAATTGGAATTGCTCCTGGAGCAAACATCAATTATGAAACTGGACACGCTATCTTTGAAGCAACACATGGAACGGCTCCAAAATACGCTGGTCTTGATAAAGTAAATCCTTCCTCCGTTATTCTTTCAGGAGTCCTTATGCTTGAGCACATCGGATGGAATGAAGCGGCGAAGCTTGTTCTTGATTCCATGGAAAAAACAATTGCAAATAAAGTTGTCACGTATGACTTTGCACGTCTTATGGACGGTGCAACGGAAGTGAAAACATCTGAATTTGGTGATGAACTCATCAATAATATGGACTAA
- a CDS encoding response regulator transcription factor, with the protein MAQKILVVDDEMSILTLLQFNLEQAGYDVVTAEDGAEALKVVEAEKPNCIILDLMLPEMDGLEVCKELRQRHIHTPVLMLTAKDDEFDKVLGLELGADDYMTKPFSPREVVARVKAILRRVKQLEESKVATQMEESEKIQVGELEVYPNNYESFFQGEMMEVTPKEFELLVYLVRHKGRVLTREQLLSAVWNYDFVGDTRIVDVHVSHLREKIEQNTRKPEYIKTIRGLGYKLEEPSVK; encoded by the coding sequence ATGGCTCAAAAAATACTAGTTGTAGACGACGAAATGTCGATTTTAACATTGCTTCAATTTAATCTTGAACAAGCTGGTTATGATGTTGTGACGGCTGAAGATGGTGCAGAAGCATTGAAAGTAGTTGAGGCTGAGAAGCCAAATTGCATTATTCTTGATCTTATGCTACCTGAAATGGATGGGTTAGAGGTGTGTAAGGAATTGAGACAACGACACATTCATACGCCTGTTTTAATGCTGACTGCCAAAGATGATGAATTTGATAAAGTACTTGGTCTCGAGCTAGGTGCTGATGATTATATGACAAAGCCGTTTAGTCCTAGAGAAGTCGTTGCGCGTGTTAAAGCGATTCTTAGGCGGGTAAAACAGCTTGAAGAATCTAAAGTAGCTACCCAGATGGAAGAATCAGAGAAAATCCAGGTAGGTGAACTAGAAGTTTATCCTAATAATTACGAATCATTTTTCCAGGGAGAAATGATGGAGGTTACCCCTAAAGAATTTGAATTATTAGTGTATCTCGTACGTCATAAAGGTCGTGTTCTAACAAGAGAGCAGCTTTTGAGTGCGGTTTGGAATTATGATTTTGTTGGGGATACCCGGATTGTAGACGTACACGTTAGTCATTTGAGGGAAAAAATTGAGCAAAATACGCGTAAACCTGAATACATTAAAACAATTAGGGGGCTTGGCTATAAGTTAGAGGAGCCTTCCGTTAAATGA
- the mutM gene encoding DNA-formamidopyrimidine glycosylase, which yields MPELPEVETVKRTLEGLIVGKKVTNVVVKWPKIIKKPDDVEAFKMKVIGQTFTGVERRGKFLKLVLEDDVIVSHLRMEGKYKLSAIDEEFDHHTHVFFTFEDGTELRYHDVRKFGTMHLFPIGLEENELPLAQLGHEPFSEHFTPEVLQNGFQKTSRKVKTVLLDQTLVVGLGNIYVDEALFKARIHPERIASTLSNWEIETLREQIVHTLSDAVNKGGSTIRSYVNSQGKVGTYQDNLFVYGRVGQGCKNCQTELEKIVVGGRGTTFCPICQVNE from the coding sequence ATGCCTGAATTACCAGAAGTAGAAACGGTTAAACGCACACTAGAAGGTTTGATTGTTGGAAAGAAGGTCACAAATGTTGTTGTAAAGTGGCCTAAAATCATTAAGAAACCAGATGATGTTGAAGCCTTCAAAATGAAAGTGATTGGTCAGACTTTTACAGGTGTTGAAAGAAGAGGGAAGTTTTTAAAACTGGTTCTTGAAGATGATGTGATTGTCTCTCACCTTCGAATGGAAGGAAAATATAAGTTATCTGCTATCGATGAAGAATTTGACCATCATACGCATGTGTTTTTTACGTTCGAAGATGGAACGGAGCTTCGTTATCATGACGTGAGGAAGTTTGGTACGATGCATCTTTTTCCTATTGGATTAGAGGAAAACGAGTTGCCACTCGCGCAACTAGGACATGAACCTTTTTCAGAACATTTTACCCCTGAAGTATTACAAAATGGGTTTCAAAAAACCTCTCGAAAAGTTAAAACAGTGTTGTTAGATCAAACGCTTGTTGTTGGGCTTGGGAATATTTATGTTGATGAAGCACTGTTTAAAGCTAGAATACATCCAGAGCGAATCGCATCGACGCTTTCAAACTGGGAAATTGAAACACTTAGAGAACAGATCGTTCATACGTTATCTGATGCTGTGAATAAAGGCGGTAGTACAATCCGTTCCTATGTAAACAGTCAGGGGAAAGTAGGCACTTATCAGGATAATCTCTTTGTTTATGGCCGCGTCGGTCAGGGGTGTAAAAACTGTCAAACTGAGCTTGAGAAAATCGTTGTTGGAGGAAGAGGAACAACGTTTTGTCCGATCTGTCAGGTGAATGAGTGA
- the polA gene encoding DNA polymerase I, with the protein MKNKLVLIDGNSIAYRAFFALPLLNNDKGVYTNAVLGFTTMLLKIIENESPTHMLVAFDAGKTTFRHKTYTEYKGGRQKTPSELSEQFPVIREVLDAFQIKRYEIKNYEADDIIGTVSDLASKEDWEVKIYSGDKDLLQLVSDNVHVALTKKGITDIDTYDPAFLREKYGLSPDQIIDMKALMGDNSDNIPGVPGVGEKTALKLLKQFGTVDAVFESLDDVSGKKLKEKLEENQEQAMMSKELVTIFKETPLELGITDLGYSGYDQESVATLFSELGFKSLLNRIGGTEVEDEKIDDLDFETINEIEAKHLVSPSAMIVEVMDENYHNADIQGISLVNEKGNYFIPTDLALQSQLFRNFLEDRTQKKWVFDAKRAVVALGWKDISLEGITFDLVIASYLLNPSESTHDLSAISRREGFSIVSSDESIYGKGAKRKLPEVEEFADHLVRKAYAVYQLKDKLEEQLKNNEQYELFHDLEMPLTLVLGEMETKGVSVDTNFLEKMGEELNEKLSKIEAKVFELAGTEFNINSPKQLGEVLFEKLELPVIKKTKTGYSTSADVLEKLESKHEVIPEILLYRQLGKLNSTYIEGLLKVIYSDTGKIHTRFNQALTQTGRLSSTDPNLQNIPIRLEEGRKIRKAFIPSRKDWVMFAADYSQIELRVLAHIAQDKNLIEAFQQDEDIHTKTAMNVFNVDKEDVTSNMRRHAKAVNFGIVYGISDYGLSQSIDVSRKEAGEFIERYLESFPGVKNYMEDVVTKAKEDGYVSTLLQRRRYLPEINSRNFNQRGFAERTAMNTPIQGTAADIIKLAMVQMETRLKEEKLETRMLLQVHDELIFEAPQDEIETLKRIVPEVMESAIKLDVPLKVDYEYGSTWYDAK; encoded by the coding sequence TTGAAGAACAAGTTAGTTTTAATTGATGGAAATAGCATTGCCTATCGTGCGTTTTTTGCATTGCCGTTGTTAAATAATGATAAAGGTGTCTATACAAATGCCGTACTAGGATTTACGACGATGTTGCTGAAAATTATAGAGAATGAATCGCCAACACATATGCTCGTTGCTTTTGATGCCGGTAAAACAACGTTCCGCCATAAAACGTACACAGAGTATAAAGGAGGGCGACAGAAAACGCCTTCAGAATTAAGCGAACAGTTCCCTGTCATTCGTGAAGTGCTGGACGCATTTCAAATTAAGCGATATGAAATTAAGAATTATGAAGCAGATGATATCATAGGAACCGTATCGGATCTTGCAAGTAAAGAAGATTGGGAAGTGAAGATTTATTCCGGAGACAAAGATCTCCTCCAACTTGTTTCAGATAACGTTCACGTAGCCCTAACGAAAAAAGGAATAACCGATATCGATACATATGACCCAGCCTTCCTTCGTGAAAAATACGGACTTAGCCCTGATCAAATCATTGATATGAAGGCGCTTATGGGTGATAACTCGGACAATATTCCTGGTGTTCCTGGTGTTGGAGAAAAAACGGCTCTTAAATTATTAAAACAGTTTGGCACGGTGGATGCCGTTTTTGAATCGCTTGACGATGTTTCTGGTAAAAAGCTAAAAGAAAAATTGGAAGAAAATCAAGAGCAGGCTATGATGAGCAAAGAGCTTGTAACGATTTTTAAAGAAACACCGCTTGAATTAGGAATAACTGATTTAGGCTACAGCGGTTATGATCAGGAATCAGTCGCTACACTGTTTAGTGAACTTGGATTCAAGTCTCTTCTTAATCGAATCGGGGGGACAGAAGTAGAGGACGAGAAAATCGATGACTTAGATTTTGAGACGATCAACGAGATAGAAGCCAAACATCTCGTTAGTCCTTCTGCCATGATTGTGGAAGTGATGGATGAAAATTACCATAATGCCGACATACAAGGGATCTCCCTTGTGAATGAAAAAGGAAATTATTTTATCCCAACAGATTTAGCTCTGCAGTCTCAGTTGTTTCGAAATTTTCTAGAAGATCGTACTCAGAAGAAATGGGTTTTTGATGCGAAAAGAGCCGTTGTAGCTTTAGGTTGGAAGGACATTTCATTAGAAGGTATTACGTTTGATTTAGTGATTGCTTCCTATCTTCTAAATCCATCTGAATCGACGCATGATTTATCTGCTATTTCGAGACGAGAAGGCTTTTCTATTGTTTCTTCAGATGAGTCCATTTATGGAAAGGGAGCGAAACGTAAACTTCCGGAAGTTGAAGAGTTTGCGGATCACCTTGTTCGAAAAGCCTATGCGGTATATCAATTAAAAGACAAGCTTGAAGAACAGTTGAAAAACAATGAGCAGTATGAGCTGTTCCACGACCTAGAAATGCCCCTTACGCTTGTTTTAGGTGAAATGGAGACAAAAGGTGTTTCCGTTGATACCAACTTCCTAGAGAAGATGGGCGAAGAGTTAAATGAAAAACTGAGTAAGATTGAAGCAAAGGTTTTTGAACTCGCCGGAACTGAGTTTAACATTAACTCGCCTAAACAGCTTGGTGAAGTTTTATTTGAGAAGTTGGAGCTTCCAGTTATTAAGAAAACAAAAACTGGATATTCAACGTCTGCTGATGTGCTCGAAAAGCTTGAAAGTAAACACGAGGTAATCCCAGAAATCCTCCTTTATCGTCAGCTCGGTAAATTAAATTCCACTTATATTGAAGGTTTGTTAAAAGTTATTTACTCAGATACAGGTAAAATACACACAAGGTTTAATCAAGCTTTAACACAGACTGGAAGACTCAGTTCGACCGATCCGAATTTACAGAATATCCCGATTCGCCTCGAAGAAGGTCGCAAAATCAGAAAAGCGTTTATTCCATCTCGAAAAGACTGGGTGATGTTTGCGGCGGATTATTCTCAAATTGAGCTACGCGTTCTCGCACATATTGCGCAAGATAAGAATTTGATTGAGGCTTTCCAGCAGGATGAAGATATTCATACAAAAACAGCGATGAACGTGTTTAATGTAGATAAAGAAGATGTTACGTCGAATATGCGCAGACATGCGAAAGCTGTTAACTTTGGAATCGTTTATGGTATTAGTGATTATGGTTTATCGCAAAGCATCGACGTTTCTAGAAAAGAAGCGGGAGAATTTATCGAACGCTATTTAGAAAGCTTTCCAGGAGTAAAAAACTATATGGAAGACGTTGTCACAAAAGCAAAAGAAGACGGATATGTCTCAACGCTGTTACAGAGAAGAAGGTATTTACCTGAAATTAATTCTCGGAATTTTAATCAACGTGGCTTCGCTGAAAGAACAGCAATGAACACGCCAATACAGGGAACGGCTGCGGATATTATTAAGCTCGCCATGGTTCAAATGGAGACACGCTTAAAAGAAGAAAAGTTAGAAACACGTATGTTGCTTCAAGTACATGATGAATTGATTTTTGAGGCACCACAAGATGAGATTGAAACGTTAAAACGTATCGTACCTGAAGTAATGGAATCTGCAATCAAACTTGACGTGCCACTGAAAGTTGATTATGAGTATGGCTCCACCTGGTATGATGCGAAGTAG
- the citZ gene encoding citrate synthase, with protein MTTTRGLEGVVATTSSISSIVNDVLTYRGYNIDDLAENASFEEVIYLLWNDKLPNKTELEEFTAEFASNASIPEEIVNQMKSYPIDKVHPMAALRTAVSTLALYDEESNDMSEEANYRKAIRLQAKIPTVVTAFSRIREGKVPVEPKKDLSFAANFLYTLTGELPEEVAVTAINKALVLHADHELNASTFTARVCVATLSDMYSGVTAAIGALKGPLHGGANERVMAMLSEIDRVDNVEPYLQNAFENKEKIMGFGHRVYKTGDPRAKHLREMSRKLTELTGETKWYEISTKMEEIVTSEKGLPPNVDFYSASVYHSLGIDHDLFTPLFAVSRVSGWIAHILEQYSNNRLIRPRAEYVGATNQTYVKVENR; from the coding sequence ATGACGACTACTCGCGGATTAGAAGGCGTAGTTGCAACAACATCATCGATTAGTTCTATTGTAAATGATGTCTTAACATACAGAGGATATAATATCGATGACCTCGCTGAAAATGCTAGTTTTGAAGAAGTAATCTATCTATTATGGAACGATAAACTTCCTAATAAGACTGAACTTGAGGAATTCACAGCAGAATTTGCTAGTAACGCTTCTATTCCTGAAGAAATTGTGAATCAAATGAAATCGTATCCAATCGATAAGGTGCATCCAATGGCGGCTCTTCGTACAGCGGTTTCTACACTTGCACTTTATGATGAAGAATCGAACGATATGAGTGAAGAGGCGAATTACCGTAAAGCGATCCGTCTTCAAGCAAAGATCCCAACTGTTGTAACCGCTTTTTCACGTATTCGTGAAGGGAAAGTTCCAGTAGAGCCTAAGAAAGATCTTAGCTTTGCTGCAAACTTTCTTTATACGTTAACAGGAGAACTTCCAGAAGAAGTTGCTGTTACAGCGATTAATAAAGCGCTAGTGCTCCATGCCGATCATGAGCTAAATGCTTCAACATTTACTGCACGCGTATGTGTTGCAACACTTTCAGATATGTATTCAGGCGTAACAGCTGCAATTGGTGCACTGAAAGGACCACTTCATGGTGGAGCAAACGAACGTGTCATGGCTATGTTAAGTGAAATCGATCGCGTTGATAACGTCGAACCATATTTGCAGAATGCATTTGAAAATAAAGAAAAGATCATGGGCTTTGGACATCGCGTATACAAAACTGGTGATCCACGTGCAAAGCATTTGCGTGAAATGTCTCGTAAGCTAACAGAACTTACTGGAGAAACAAAGTGGTACGAGATATCGACAAAGATGGAAGAAATCGTGACAAGTGAAAAGGGTCTCCCGCCTAATGTCGATTTTTATTCAGCTTCTGTTTATCATAGTCTTGGGATTGATCATGATTTGTTCACACCGCTATTCGCAGTCAGTCGTGTATCCGGTTGGATTGCTCATATTCTTGAGCAGTACAGCAATAACCGTTTAATCCGTCCGCGTGCTGAATACGTAGGGGCGACAAATCAAACGTATGTAAAAGTAGAAAATAGATAA
- a CDS encoding DUF441 domain-containing protein, giving the protein MISQPTIFLLILLAIALIAKNSSLIIAVAILLVVKAVGLGDKVFPILQSKGISWGVTIITIAVLVPIANGEIGFKQLGEAVKSSYAWIAMGAGIFVAIIASKGIVLLQNDPHITTALVFGTILAVAVFQGIAVGPLIGAGIAYMAMKVVEFFT; this is encoded by the coding sequence ATTATTTCTCAGCCTACTATTTTTTTACTCATTTTACTTGCAATCGCGCTTATTGCGAAGAATAGCTCGCTTATTATTGCCGTAGCGATCTTATTGGTTGTGAAAGCGGTGGGACTTGGTGATAAAGTCTTTCCGATATTGCAATCAAAAGGAATCTCCTGGGGAGTAACAATCATTACGATTGCCGTGCTCGTACCAATTGCGAATGGAGAAATAGGTTTTAAGCAACTTGGTGAAGCAGTTAAATCTTCTTATGCATGGATTGCAATGGGAGCTGGTATATTTGTTGCGATCATCGCTTCAAAAGGGATTGTTTTACTACAAAATGATCCGCATATTACAACAGCGCTTGTATTTGGTACAATTCTTGCCGTAGCTGTTTTTCAAGGAATTGCCGTCGGTCCATTGATTGGGGCGGGCATTGCTTATATGGCAATGAAGGTTGTTGAATTTTTCACCTGA
- the mdh gene encoding malate dehydrogenase: protein MTVKRKKVSVIGAGFTGATTAFLLAQKELADVVLVDIPNQEGPTKGKALDMFEASPVQGFDSKITGTSNYEDTADSDIVVITAGIARKPGMSRDDLVNTNAKIMKSVTQDIVKYSPETTIVVLTNPVDAMTYTVFKESGLPKNRVIGQSGILDSARFRSFIAEELNLSVKDITGFVLGGHGDDMVPLVRYSFAGGIPLQSLISEERLAEIVERTRKGGGEIVSLLGNGSAYYAPAASLVEMVEAILKDQRRVLPTIAYLEGEYGYDGLYLGVPTILGGGGIEEIIELDLTNEEKKELDKSADSVRKVMTVLG, encoded by the coding sequence ATGACAGTGAAACGTAAAAAAGTTTCCGTAATTGGTGCAGGTTTTACTGGGGCAACAACTGCTTTTCTTTTAGCTCAAAAAGAACTTGCTGACGTTGTACTCGTTGATATCCCAAATCAGGAGGGCCCGACAAAAGGGAAAGCACTTGATATGTTTGAAGCAAGCCCTGTTCAAGGATTTGATTCTAAAATCACCGGTACTTCAAATTATGAAGATACAGCAGATTCAGATATCGTTGTTATTACGGCTGGAATTGCAAGAAAACCAGGAATGAGCCGAGACGATCTTGTGAATACGAATGCGAAAATCATGAAAAGTGTGACTCAGGATATCGTGAAATATTCTCCTGAAACTACCATTGTTGTGTTAACGAATCCTGTTGATGCCATGACGTATACGGTGTTTAAGGAGTCTGGGCTTCCTAAAAATCGTGTCATTGGTCAGTCGGGAATACTGGATTCTGCCCGATTCCGTTCATTTATTGCTGAAGAGTTGAACCTTTCTGTTAAAGATATTACAGGGTTCGTCCTCGGTGGGCATGGTGATGATATGGTTCCACTTGTTCGCTATTCGTTTGCAGGTGGTATTCCACTTCAGAGCCTTATTTCTGAAGAACGCCTTGCCGAAATTGTGGAACGAACGCGCAAAGGTGGCGGCGAAATTGTAAGTCTTCTAGGAAATGGTAGTGCATACTATGCACCTGCTGCCTCACTTGTTGAGATGGTAGAGGCGATCCTTAAAGATCAGCGTCGTGTTCTTCCAACGATTGCCTACCTCGAAGGCGAGTATGGTTATGACGGGCTTTACCTTGGTGTACCGACAATTCTTGGCGGTGGCGGTATCGAAGAAATTATTGAACTTGATTTAACAAATGAAGAGAAGAAAGAGCTAGATAAATCAGCTGATTCCGTTCGTAAAGTAATGACGGTATTAGGTTAA